From a region of the Streptomyces venezuelae genome:
- a CDS encoding TetR-like C-terminal domain-containing protein encodes MDVSAISSTEDDDVTLAVVIKDIARQQLVKLGAAGLSPDTVARDGGLPVADVEAVFPHRDDLLTALIVDAYDASGEAMEQADRAATAAGASGGARLLAVTRALRQWSFANSAEFTLIYGSPVPGYHAPQDTVPSTSRTPAVLAGIVRSALEAGELSAPRRPVPGPPLLLPEAVQLFGGTPEAPFSDIIERGIVLWSSLIGLLVFQAFSRTHDSVRDEAAFFDYAVAVAAESIGLVVPLSESTD; translated from the coding sequence ATGGATGTTTCCGCAATCAGTTCGACCGAGGACGACGACGTCACCCTGGCGGTGGTGATCAAGGACATCGCGCGTCAGCAGCTGGTGAAGCTGGGCGCGGCCGGGCTTTCCCCGGACACCGTGGCGCGCGACGGCGGCCTGCCCGTCGCCGATGTCGAAGCGGTCTTCCCGCACCGCGACGACCTGCTGACCGCACTGATCGTCGATGCCTACGACGCGTCCGGCGAGGCGATGGAACAGGCCGATCGCGCCGCCACCGCGGCCGGCGCGTCCGGGGGCGCACGGCTTCTCGCGGTCACCCGCGCGCTGCGGCAGTGGTCCTTCGCCAACTCCGCCGAGTTCACCCTGATCTACGGCTCGCCCGTGCCCGGTTACCACGCCCCGCAGGACACCGTCCCGTCGACCTCGCGCACCCCCGCGGTCCTCGCCGGCATCGTGCGCTCCGCGCTGGAGGCCGGTGAACTCAGCGCGCCGCGGCGGCCGGTGCCCGGCCCGCCGCTGCTCCTGCCGGAGGCCGTACAGCTCTTCGGCGGCACGCCCGAGGCCCCGTTCTCGGACATCATCGAGCGCGGCATCGTGCTGTGGAGCAGTCTGATCGGCCTCCTGGTGTTCCAGGCCTTCAGCCGTACCCACGACAGCGTCCGGGACGAGGCCGCGTTCTTCGACTACGCCGTCGCCGTGGCCGCCGAGAGCATCGGCCTCGTGGTCCCCCTGTCCGAGAGCACCGACTGA
- a CDS encoding LmeA family phospholipid-binding protein: MKHPLTRTWAALRRRTLLTVTAAVTLAAVVAAGVAEYAVRHHIHGRVAKAAPGLGDDVAVGLPGGWALWDLANESIPRLDISSDDARVGRLSHVRVRARLDDVRMGTTTTVGGTHADVTVSTQSLAAAIRDAVPSVAVAAVTADPAQGTVLADVGPGGLGRLTLRPVLADGKVTLAVDGLTLFGRSVPADRLGIGAGGFGPQAGAPKEYPLGLAATSAEVRPDGLHVALTGGPSTLSDS, from the coding sequence ATGAAGCACCCCCTGACGAGGACCTGGGCCGCCCTGCGCCGCCGTACCCTCCTCACGGTCACGGCCGCCGTGACGCTGGCGGCCGTCGTCGCCGCCGGCGTGGCCGAGTACGCGGTCCGTCACCACATCCACGGCCGTGTCGCGAAGGCCGCTCCGGGCCTCGGCGACGACGTGGCGGTCGGTCTCCCCGGCGGCTGGGCCCTGTGGGACCTGGCCAACGAGAGCATTCCCCGGCTCGACATCAGCAGCGACGACGCCCGGGTCGGGCGGCTCTCGCACGTGCGCGTACGGGCCCGGCTGGACGACGTCCGCATGGGTACGACGACCACCGTGGGCGGCACCCACGCGGACGTGACGGTCTCCACGCAGTCACTCGCCGCCGCGATCCGTGACGCCGTGCCGTCCGTGGCGGTGGCCGCGGTCACCGCCGACCCCGCGCAGGGGACCGTCCTCGCGGACGTCGGCCCGGGCGGGCTCGGGCGGCTGACACTGCGTCCGGTCCTGGCGGACGGCAAGGTCACCCTCGCCGTCGACGGACTGACCCTGTTCGGCCGCTCCGTCCCCGCCGACCGGCTCGGAATCGGTGCCGGCGGCTTCGGCCCGCAGGCGGGCGCGCCGAAGGAGTACCCGCTCGGGCTCGCGGCCACCTCGGCCGAGGTCCGGCCGGACGGCCTGCACGTCGCGCTGACGGGCGGCCCCAGTACCCTGTCCGACAGCTGA
- a CDS encoding MMPL family transporter: MNTESAGGPGLLHRSGRWCARHAWRVVALWVLALVGLGLANHSWGGTYADSFSLPGTSTQTGADLLTAHTTGSGGTASALVITSAGGAVTEHRAAIEAAVADLRRLPDVLSVADPLTTPGAVSADGGTAQVTVRFDGNPASFDPAYLAGVDAAVEPLRADGVTVEYGAPLGQLATPKSADRASEAIGLAVAVLVLLIGFGSVAATGLPLVTAVIGLSVSLAGLGLLAGQFGFAQAAPTLAAMMGLGVGIDYALFLATRYRALLHSGAEPAEAVGRTVATSGRAVLVAAATVAMALGGLCASGVGFIGALGVAAGLSVLVAAAASVTLTPALLGLLGRRIDRLHVREPVAEPTGEADVWHRWAVRVSRRPWHFLVGGLLVLGVLAVPVASIQLGHVDAGAQSTSRTDRRAYDLITEGFGPGANGPLTVVTHLDSRHVESESMRQDLAASLRRELAAVPGVASVSPPVPSPDHALLITTVVPTTGPQDAATADLIHTLQDETVPRTLSGTGATGYLTGTTTAAQTFTDTLTAKLPLIISVVVAAAFLLLLTVFRSPLVALKAAVLNLFSIAAAYGVVVAVFQWGWGGALFGVTEKVPVESYVPMMMFAIVFGLSMDYEVFLLSRIRETWLQYEDNHLAVAGGLAATARVITCAALIMTSVFLAFLLSTNVAVKMLALGLGVSVIIDATVVRLLLVPATMYLFGRANWWLPGWLDRLLPHLDPEGPAAGPEPRPGPDRAADPGTAPRLAPARGERR; encoded by the coding sequence ATGAACACTGAATCGGCCGGGGGCCCGGGGCTCCTCCACCGGAGCGGACGCTGGTGCGCCCGGCACGCCTGGCGGGTCGTCGCGCTGTGGGTACTGGCACTGGTGGGCCTCGGGCTCGCCAACCACAGCTGGGGCGGCACCTACGCGGACAGCTTCTCCCTCCCCGGCACCAGCACCCAGACCGGTGCCGACCTGCTGACGGCCCACACCACCGGGTCCGGCGGCACGGCCTCCGCCCTCGTGATCACCTCCGCCGGGGGCGCGGTCACCGAGCACCGGGCGGCGATCGAGGCGGCCGTCGCCGACCTGCGCCGACTCCCGGACGTCCTGTCCGTGGCCGATCCGCTCACCACCCCCGGGGCGGTCTCGGCGGACGGCGGAACCGCCCAGGTGACCGTCCGCTTCGACGGCAACCCGGCGAGCTTCGACCCCGCCTACCTCGCCGGGGTGGACGCCGCCGTCGAGCCGCTGCGCGCCGACGGCGTCACCGTCGAGTACGGGGCCCCGCTCGGCCAGCTGGCCACGCCCAAGTCCGCCGACCGGGCCTCGGAGGCGATCGGTCTGGCCGTCGCCGTACTGGTCCTGCTGATCGGCTTCGGCAGCGTCGCCGCCACCGGCCTGCCCCTGGTGACGGCCGTGATCGGCCTGTCCGTGAGCCTGGCCGGGCTCGGACTGCTCGCCGGGCAGTTCGGGTTCGCCCAGGCGGCGCCGACCCTGGCCGCGATGATGGGCCTCGGCGTCGGCATCGACTACGCGCTCTTCCTCGCCACCCGCTACCGGGCCCTGCTGCACTCCGGGGCCGAACCCGCCGAGGCGGTCGGCCGTACGGTGGCCACCAGCGGCCGGGCCGTCCTGGTCGCCGCCGCCACGGTGGCCATGGCCCTGGGCGGGCTGTGCGCCTCTGGGGTGGGCTTCATCGGCGCCCTCGGTGTCGCCGCCGGACTCAGCGTCCTCGTGGCCGCCGCCGCGTCCGTGACCCTGACGCCCGCCCTGCTGGGTCTGCTCGGCCGCCGCATCGACCGCCTCCACGTCCGCGAGCCGGTCGCGGAACCCACCGGCGAGGCCGACGTCTGGCACCGCTGGGCCGTCAGGGTGAGCCGCCGCCCGTGGCACTTCCTGGTCGGCGGCCTGCTCGTACTCGGGGTCCTCGCGGTGCCCGTCGCCTCGATACAGCTCGGCCACGTCGACGCCGGAGCCCAGTCCACCAGCCGGACCGACCGCCGCGCGTACGACCTGATCACCGAGGGCTTCGGGCCCGGCGCCAACGGCCCGCTCACCGTCGTCACCCACCTCGACAGCCGTCACGTCGAGAGCGAGAGCATGCGCCAGGACCTCGCGGCCTCGCTCCGGCGCGAGCTGGCCGCCGTACCGGGCGTCGCCTCCGTGAGTCCCCCGGTGCCCAGCCCCGACCACGCACTGCTGATCACCACGGTCGTGCCCACCACCGGCCCGCAGGACGCGGCCACCGCGGACCTGATCCACACCCTGCAGGACGAGACGGTGCCGCGGACGCTGTCGGGCACCGGAGCCACCGGTTACCTCACGGGCACCACCACCGCCGCCCAGACCTTCACCGACACCCTCACCGCCAAACTGCCCCTGATCATCAGCGTGGTCGTCGCCGCCGCGTTCCTGCTCCTGCTCACCGTCTTCCGCAGCCCGCTGGTGGCGCTCAAGGCCGCCGTGCTCAACCTCTTCTCCATCGCCGCCGCCTACGGTGTGGTCGTCGCGGTCTTCCAGTGGGGCTGGGGCGGGGCGCTGTTCGGCGTCACCGAGAAGGTGCCGGTGGAGTCGTACGTACCGATGATGATGTTCGCGATCGTCTTCGGTCTCTCCATGGACTACGAGGTCTTCCTGCTCTCCCGGATCCGCGAGACCTGGCTGCAGTACGAGGACAACCACCTGGCCGTCGCCGGCGGCCTCGCCGCCACCGCACGCGTCATCACCTGCGCGGCGCTGATCATGACCAGCGTGTTCCTCGCCTTCCTGCTCTCGACGAACGTGGCCGTCAAGATGCTCGCACTGGGTCTCGGTGTCAGCGTGATCATCGATGCCACCGTGGTCCGCCTGCTGCTGGTGCCCGCGACCATGTACCTCTTCGGGCGGGCCAACTGGTGGCTCCCCGGCTGGCTGGACCGGCTCCTTCCGCACCTCGACCCGGAGGGGCCCGCCGCGGGGCCGGAGCCCCGGCCCGGACCGGATCGCGCGGCGGATCCCGGTACCGCACCCCGTCTCGCACCCGCCCGAGGAGAACGGCGATGA
- a CDS encoding sensor histidine kinase produces MNRRPRTGPHHGSLARKIVVLTTVVAALAVALTGLIAWQTAAHGAEQRERDQLTRQATVLSRLPAVSEALFTGAQVLAGPNEVQLAVIARDGTVGGTAGPAVDRTSKAALLAGNPVSTTGILGGREVLLVGQPGVRGGAVVLTEPYSVVTEDTNRIRRNVIAPLVFGMLGAALAGALLARRIARPLVTAAQIAHRLADGERGVPAPVDGPRETADIGRALNLLDEALAHSENRQREFLLSVSHDLRTPLTALQGYAEALADGLIEPERVPEVGGILADETRRLDRFLGDLLDLARLEADDFRLDVAPADLGALVSEAAAFWTGLCARHGVDLRLERPDLPVVVATDAFRVRQLIDGLVQNALRVTPEGAPLVLAVRPAAAGGGAELQVRDGGPGLTEDDVRVAFEHGALHERYRGTRPAGSGLGLAIAHRLTGRLGAGIRVEGHGPEGGACFTVTLPPEPAA; encoded by the coding sequence GTGAACCGCCGCCCCCGCACCGGTCCGCACCACGGCTCCCTCGCCCGCAAGATCGTGGTGCTGACCACCGTCGTGGCGGCGCTCGCCGTGGCCCTGACCGGGCTGATCGCCTGGCAGACCGCCGCGCACGGCGCCGAACAGCGCGAACGCGACCAGCTGACGCGCCAGGCGACGGTGCTCAGCCGGCTTCCGGCCGTGTCCGAGGCGCTCTTCACCGGCGCCCAGGTACTGGCCGGACCGAACGAGGTGCAGCTGGCGGTCATCGCCCGGGACGGCACCGTGGGCGGAACCGCCGGCCCGGCCGTCGACCGGACCTCCAAGGCGGCCCTGCTGGCCGGGAATCCCGTCTCCACCACCGGCATCCTCGGCGGCCGGGAAGTGCTGCTGGTGGGGCAGCCCGGCGTACGCGGCGGCGCCGTCGTGCTGACCGAGCCGTACTCCGTCGTCACCGAGGACACGAACCGGATCCGCCGCAACGTGATCGCCCCGCTGGTGTTCGGCATGCTCGGCGCGGCCCTGGCCGGAGCGCTCCTCGCCCGCCGGATCGCCCGTCCGCTCGTGACCGCCGCACAGATCGCCCACCGGCTCGCCGACGGCGAACGCGGCGTACCGGCCCCGGTCGACGGCCCCCGGGAGACCGCGGACATCGGGCGTGCCCTCAACCTCCTGGACGAGGCGCTGGCCCACAGCGAGAACCGGCAGCGGGAGTTCCTGCTCTCCGTCTCCCACGACCTGCGCACCCCGCTGACCGCGCTGCAGGGCTACGCCGAGGCCCTCGCCGACGGCCTGATCGAGCCGGAGCGGGTGCCCGAGGTCGGCGGCATCCTGGCCGACGAGACCCGGCGCCTGGACCGGTTCCTCGGGGACCTGCTGGACCTGGCCCGGCTGGAGGCCGACGACTTCCGCCTGGACGTCGCCCCGGCCGACCTCGGCGCGCTGGTCTCCGAGGCCGCCGCGTTCTGGACGGGTCTGTGCGCACGCCACGGCGTCGACCTCCGGCTCGAACGGCCGGACCTGCCCGTCGTCGTCGCGACCGACGCCTTCCGGGTCCGGCAGCTGATCGACGGCCTGGTGCAGAACGCGCTGCGCGTCACCCCCGAAGGTGCGCCCCTGGTCCTCGCCGTACGCCCGGCCGCGGCGGGCGGCGGGGCCGAACTGCAGGTCCGCGACGGCGGGCCCGGCCTGACCGAGGACGACGTACGCGTCGCCTTCGAGCACGGCGCCCTGCACGAGCGCTACCGGGGCACCCGCCCGGCCGGCAGCGGACTGGGGCTGGCCATCGCCCACCGGCTGACGGGCCGTCTCGGCGCCGGCATCCGCGTCGAGGGCCACGGTCCGGAAGGCGGCGCCTGCTTCACCGTCACCCTCCCGCCGGAGCCCGCCGCCTGA
- a CDS encoding response regulator transcription factor has protein sequence MTESRGLVLIVEDERHISDVQRLYLTREGFGVHVEADGATGLAAARHMRPVAIVLDIGLPGMDGIAFCRALRDAGDWTPVLLVTARGEEADRILGLELGADDYLTKPFSPRELVARVKTVLRRAAGPPGPPPGSTGRLSVDPVSRTVRRDGEPVELTATEFNLLSHLLRHAGQVFTREQLLAQVWGYPGYRDTRMVDVFVSQVRAKLGDASPIRTVRGVGYSATAPGP, from the coding sequence ATGACGGAGTCCAGGGGCCTCGTACTGATCGTCGAGGACGAGCGCCACATCTCCGACGTGCAGCGCCTCTACCTGACCCGTGAGGGCTTCGGGGTCCACGTCGAGGCCGACGGGGCCACCGGTCTCGCCGCCGCGCGGCACATGCGCCCGGTGGCGATCGTCCTGGACATCGGCCTGCCCGGCATGGACGGCATCGCCTTCTGCCGCGCCCTGCGGGACGCCGGCGACTGGACACCGGTGCTGCTGGTCACCGCCCGCGGCGAGGAGGCCGACCGGATCCTGGGCCTGGAACTCGGCGCGGACGACTATCTGACCAAGCCGTTCTCGCCCCGCGAACTGGTCGCCCGGGTCAAGACGGTACTGCGCCGGGCGGCGGGCCCGCCCGGACCGCCGCCCGGGAGCACCGGCCGGCTCAGCGTGGACCCGGTCAGCCGTACCGTGCGCCGCGACGGGGAGCCGGTGGAACTCACCGCCACCGAGTTCAACCTGCTGTCCCACCTGCTCCGGCACGCGGGCCAGGTCTTCACCCGCGAGCAGCTGCTCGCCCAGGTGTGGGGGTACCCCGGCTACCGCGACACCCGCATGGTCGACGTCTTCGTCTCGCAGGTGCGCGCCAAGCTCGGCGACGCCAGCCCGATCCGCACGGTCCGCGGCGTCGGGTACAGCGCCACGGCTCCCGGCCCGTGA
- a CDS encoding enoyl-CoA hydratase, translating to MTYETVLLERKGRVAVLTLHRPEALNALNLQVMSEVVAAAEELDRDPEVGCIVLTGSAKAFAAGADIKEMRPRSYMDMYLSDWFTAWDRLGQVRTPTLAAVSGYALGGGCELAMMCDILLAADTAKFGQPEIRLGVIPGIGGSQRLTRAVGKAKAMELCLTGRTMDAAEAERAGLVSRIVPADALLSEALAVAETVAGMSKPVAMMAKEAVNRAFETTLTEGVRFERRLFHAVFATADQKEGMSAFVDKRPARFSHG from the coding sequence ATGACCTACGAAACCGTCCTGCTGGAGCGCAAGGGCCGGGTGGCCGTCCTCACCCTGCACCGGCCGGAGGCGCTCAATGCCCTCAACCTCCAGGTCATGTCGGAGGTGGTGGCCGCGGCGGAGGAACTGGACCGCGACCCGGAAGTCGGCTGCATCGTCCTGACCGGCTCCGCGAAGGCCTTCGCGGCCGGCGCCGACATCAAGGAGATGCGGCCGCGGAGCTACATGGACATGTACCTCTCCGACTGGTTCACGGCGTGGGACCGGCTCGGCCAGGTCCGCACGCCCACGCTCGCGGCGGTCTCCGGATACGCCCTGGGCGGCGGCTGCGAGCTCGCCATGATGTGCGACATCCTGCTCGCCGCGGACACCGCGAAGTTCGGGCAGCCCGAGATCAGGCTCGGGGTGATCCCGGGGATCGGCGGATCCCAGCGGCTCACCCGGGCGGTCGGCAAGGCCAAGGCCATGGAACTGTGCCTGACGGGCCGCACCATGGACGCGGCCGAGGCCGAACGGGCCGGCCTGGTCTCCCGGATCGTCCCGGCCGACGCGTTGCTGTCGGAGGCCCTGGCGGTCGCCGAGACCGTCGCCGGAATGTCGAAGCCGGTCGCGATGATGGCCAAGGAGGCCGTGAACCGGGCCTTCGAGACCACCCTCACCGAGGGCGTCCGCTTCGAACGCCGCCTGTTCCACGCGGTCTTCGCCACGGCCGACCAGAAGGAGGGCATGTCCGCCTTCGTGGACAAGCGCCCGGCCCGCTTCAGTCACGGCTGA
- the mmsB gene encoding 3-hydroxyisobutyrate dehydrogenase, protein MSTTVAFVGLGHMGGPMAANLVKAGHRVLGFDLVPELLAAAAATGVEPAVSAADAAAGADVVITMLPAGGHVLALYGEGGLLAAARPGTLFVDCSTIDVADARAAHEAAGAAGHRSLDAPVSGGVVGARAASLTFMAGGGAEEFAAAGPLLGAMGKKAVHCGTAGAGQAAKICNNMILAVSMIGVSEAFVLAESLGLDHQALYDVASTASGQCWALTVNCPVPGPVPGSPANRDYLPGFAAPLMAKDLALAANALRAGGVEAPLGLKAAELYALFAAGEGAGLDFSAIVQTLRPRNGTSA, encoded by the coding sequence GTGAGCACGACCGTGGCGTTCGTCGGACTGGGCCACATGGGTGGCCCGATGGCGGCCAACCTCGTCAAGGCCGGACATCGCGTCCTCGGCTTCGACCTGGTGCCGGAACTGCTGGCCGCCGCCGCGGCCACGGGGGTGGAGCCTGCGGTCTCGGCCGCCGACGCGGCCGCCGGCGCCGACGTGGTGATCACCATGCTGCCGGCGGGAGGGCACGTCCTCGCCCTGTACGGGGAGGGCGGGCTGCTGGCCGCCGCGCGGCCCGGCACGCTGTTCGTCGACTGCTCGACCATCGACGTGGCCGACGCGCGGGCGGCGCACGAGGCAGCGGGCGCGGCCGGTCACCGGTCCCTGGACGCGCCCGTCTCGGGCGGGGTGGTCGGGGCGCGGGCGGCGAGCCTCACCTTCATGGCGGGCGGCGGCGCCGAGGAGTTCGCGGCGGCCGGGCCGCTGCTCGGCGCGATGGGCAAGAAGGCCGTGCACTGCGGGACGGCGGGCGCCGGGCAGGCCGCGAAGATCTGCAACAACATGATCCTCGCCGTCTCGATGATCGGGGTGAGCGAGGCCTTCGTCCTCGCCGAGAGCCTCGGCCTGGACCACCAGGCGCTCTACGACGTGGCCTCCACCGCCTCCGGCCAGTGCTGGGCCCTGACCGTCAACTGCCCGGTGCCCGGACCGGTTCCGGGCAGTCCCGCCAACCGCGACTACCTGCCCGGCTTCGCCGCGCCCCTGATGGCCAAGGACCTCGCCCTGGCGGCGAACGCCCTGCGGGCCGGCGGGGTGGAGGCGCCGCTGGGCCTCAAGGCCGCCGAGCTGTACGCCCTGTTCGCCGCGGGCGAGGGAGCCGGCCTCGACTTCTCGGCGATCGTCCAGACCCTGCGACCCCGGAACGGAACATCCGCATGA
- a CDS encoding enoyl-CoA hydratase/isomerase family protein — protein MNHGSPGNQDRDHVLLRTEGRTAYVTLNRPKALNALTHAMVLRIDEALAGWEHDPAVTAVVVEGAGDRGLCAGGDIRAIYEDARTGGTASADFWRDEYRLNARIARYPKPYVALMDGITMGGGVGISAHGSVRIVTERSRVAMPETGIGFVPDVGGTYLLALAPGQLGTHLALTGAPAGAADALLCGLADHFVPSELLPRLAADLARAPVHEVLERYVAPAPGGTLGGDREWIDHCYAADTVEDVVERLHRSGVPSAKEAAATLAAKSPTALKVTLAALRRVRGLGPLERVLEQEYRISRAALSSPDLVEGIRAQVIDKDRSPRWSPPSLAEVAPADVERFFAPLAAREPGLALADSTQEVPW, from the coding sequence ATGAACCACGGCTCCCCCGGGAACCAGGACCGGGACCACGTCCTGCTGCGGACCGAGGGCCGCACCGCCTACGTCACCCTCAACCGCCCGAAGGCGCTCAACGCCCTCACCCACGCCATGGTGCTGCGCATCGACGAGGCCCTCGCCGGCTGGGAGCACGACCCGGCCGTCACGGCCGTCGTCGTCGAGGGCGCGGGCGATCGCGGCCTGTGCGCGGGCGGTGACATCCGCGCGATCTACGAGGACGCCCGCACGGGCGGCACGGCCTCGGCGGACTTCTGGCGGGACGAGTACCGGCTCAACGCCCGCATCGCCCGCTACCCCAAGCCGTACGTCGCCCTCATGGACGGCATCACCATGGGCGGCGGCGTCGGGATCTCCGCGCACGGCTCGGTCCGGATCGTCACCGAACGCTCCCGCGTCGCCATGCCCGAGACCGGCATCGGCTTCGTCCCCGACGTCGGCGGCACCTACCTGCTGGCGCTGGCGCCCGGTCAGCTGGGCACCCACCTGGCGCTGACGGGTGCGCCGGCCGGGGCGGCGGATGCGCTGCTCTGCGGGCTCGCCGACCATTTCGTGCCCTCGGAGCTGCTGCCGCGGCTGGCCGCGGACCTGGCGCGTGCCCCCGTACACGAGGTGCTGGAACGGTACGTCGCGCCGGCGCCCGGTGGCACGCTCGGCGGAGACCGCGAGTGGATCGACCACTGCTACGCGGCGGACACGGTGGAGGACGTCGTGGAGCGCCTGCACCGCAGTGGTGTCCCCTCGGCGAAGGAGGCCGCGGCCACCCTCGCGGCCAAGTCGCCCACGGCGCTCAAGGTGACCCTGGCCGCCCTGCGCCGGGTGCGCGGACTCGGCCCGCTGGAAAGGGTTCTGGAGCAGGAGTACCGGATCTCCCGCGCGGCGCTGTCCTCCCCCGATCTGGTGGAGGGGATCCGCGCGCAGGTCATCGACAAGGACCGGAGCCCCCGCTGGTCACCGCCTTCCCTGGCGGAGGTGGCTCCTGCTGACGTGGAACGGTTCTTCGCCCCGCTCGCCGCGCGCGAACCGGGGCTCGCCCTTGCGGATTCGACTCAGGAGGTGCCCTGGTGA
- a CDS encoding acyl-CoA dehydrogenase family protein: MSAVTTTLTEDQLALAEVTLDFAQEQLGPYAVAWDQDKHFPLDVIRKAADLGLGGVYVREEHGGCGLGRADGVLVFETLATGCPSIAGYLSIHNMVAWMIDRYGDADQRARWLPGLCSARSLGSYCLTEPGAGSDAAGLRTRAERTDDGYVLTGVKQFISGAGASEVYVVMARTGGEGPGGISAFVVERGDAGLSFGPNERKMGWNAQPTRQVVLDGVRVPADRRLGAEGDGFRIAMNGLNGGRLGIAACSLGGAQSALDRSLAYLADREAFGNRLLDAQALQFRLADMATELAAARALVRQAADALDRGDPLAPQLCAMAKRFATDTGYAVADRALQLHGGYGYLSEYGIEKIVRDLRVHQILEGTNEVMRIIVARGLTEALR; the protein is encoded by the coding sequence GTGAGCGCCGTGACCACCACCCTCACCGAGGACCAGCTCGCGCTCGCCGAGGTCACCCTCGACTTCGCCCAGGAGCAGCTGGGCCCGTACGCCGTCGCCTGGGACCAGGACAAGCACTTCCCGCTGGACGTGATCCGCAAGGCGGCGGACCTCGGGCTCGGCGGCGTCTACGTCCGCGAGGAGCACGGCGGCTGCGGCCTCGGCCGGGCCGACGGCGTCCTGGTCTTCGAGACCCTCGCCACCGGCTGCCCGTCCATCGCCGGATACCTCTCCATCCACAACATGGTCGCCTGGATGATCGACCGGTACGGGGACGCGGACCAGCGGGCGCGCTGGCTGCCCGGCCTGTGCTCCGCCCGGTCGCTGGGCAGCTACTGCCTGACCGAACCCGGCGCCGGATCCGACGCGGCCGGGCTGCGCACCCGGGCGGAGCGCACGGACGACGGCTATGTGCTCACCGGGGTCAAGCAGTTCATCTCCGGCGCCGGTGCCTCCGAGGTCTACGTCGTCATGGCGCGCACCGGCGGGGAGGGACCGGGCGGCATCTCGGCGTTCGTCGTCGAACGCGGCGACGCCGGGCTCTCCTTCGGCCCGAACGAGCGCAAGATGGGCTGGAACGCACAGCCCACCCGCCAGGTGGTCCTCGACGGGGTCCGCGTGCCCGCCGACCGGCGGCTCGGCGCCGAGGGCGACGGCTTCCGCATCGCCATGAACGGCCTCAACGGCGGCCGCCTCGGCATCGCCGCCTGCTCGCTGGGCGGTGCGCAGAGCGCGCTGGACCGCAGCCTCGCGTACCTGGCCGACCGGGAGGCGTTCGGGAACCGGCTGCTGGACGCCCAGGCCCTGCAGTTCCGGCTCGCGGACATGGCCACCGAGCTGGCCGCGGCCCGCGCCCTGGTCCGCCAGGCCGCGGACGCGCTGGACCGGGGCGACCCGCTGGCCCCGCAACTGTGCGCGATGGCCAAGCGGTTCGCCACGGACACCGGCTACGCGGTCGCCGACCGGGCCCTCCAGCTCCACGGGGGTTACGGCTATCTGAGCGAGTACGGCATCGAAAAGATCGTCCGCGACCTCCGGGTCCACCAGATCCTGGAAGGCACCAACGAGGTCATGCGCATCATCGTCGCCCGCGGGCTCACGGAGGCCCTGCGATGA